In Cryptomeria japonica chromosome 10, Sugi_1.0, whole genome shotgun sequence, a genomic segment contains:
- the LOC131077790 gene encoding shikimate O-hydroxycinnamoyltransferase, whose translation MNITVKSSSMVQPALPTPQRDLWNSNVDLVVPRIHTASVYFYRPTGSPDFFSIEILKEALSKVLVPFYPMAGRLKRDPDGRIEINCNGQGVLLVEAVTDSVIDDFGDFAPTMELNQLVPKVHYTEDISAYPLLVLQVTFFKCGGVSLGVGMQHHAADGYAGLHFINTWSDVARGLDITLPPFIDRTLLRARNPPTPKFHHVEYQPPPALKNQNDSVKGNKNDFSVGIFKITREQIEILKGKAKENGNKVAYSSYEMLSGHVWRCACKARNLTDDQETKLYIATDGRSRLRPPLPPGYFGNCIFTTTPIAVSGDLVSKPLYYSASRIHEALGRMDDEYLRSALDYLELQPDLTALVRGAHSFRCPNIGLTSWARLPIHDADFGWGRPIFMGPGGIAYEGLGFILPSPTNDGSMSVALGLQTDHMVRFKKFVYEI comes from the exons ATGAATATAACTGTGAAGAGTTCGTCAATGGTGCAGCCTGCATTACCCACTCCACAGAGGGATCTGTGGAACTCTAATGTGGACCTGGTCGTTCCAAGAATACATACTGCTAGTGTTTATTTCTACAGACCCACCGGCAGTCCGGACTTCTTTTCAATCGAGATTCTAAAGGAAGCTCTGAGTAAGGTGCTGGTCCCTTTCTATCCCATGGCAGGCCGACTGAAGAGAGACCCAGATGGGCGTATTGAAATTAATTGCAATGGCCAAGGGGTTCTTCTTGTGGAGGCTGTTACGGATTCTGTGattgatgactttggggatttcgcGCCCACTATGGAGCTCAACCAGCTCGTTCCGAAAGTTCATTATACGGAAGACATTTCTGCATATCCTCTGCTTGTACTTCAG GTAACCTTTTTCAAATGTGGAGGAGTGTCATTAGGTGTGGGAATGCAACATCATGCGGCCGATGGGTATGctggtttacacttcatcaacacCTGGTCTGATGTGGCCCGAGGGCTAGACATTACTCTTCCACCattcatagatagaactctcttaaGAGCAAGAAATCCTCCAACTCCAAAATTTCATCATGTAGAGTATCAACCCCCTCCAGCCCTAAAGAATCAAAATGATTCTGTAAAGGGAAACAAAAATGATTTCTCAGTTGGGATCTTCAAAATCACCAGAGAACAGATAGAAATACTTAAAGGAAAGGCCAAAGAAAATGGAAACAAAGTGGCCTACAGTAGCTATGAAATGCTCTCTGGACATGTTTGGAGATGTGCTTGTAAAGCAAGAAATCTTACAGATGACCAAGAAACCAAGTTGTACATTGCAACAGATGGCAGAAGCAGGCTTCGACCGCCTCTTCCCCCTGGTTATTTTGGCAATTGTATTTTCACCACGACACCCATTGCCGTTTCAGGGGATCTAGTTTCAAAGCCTCTGTATTATTCTGCAAGCAGAATTCATGAAGCCTTGGGGAGGATGGATGATGAATACTTGCGATCTGCTTTAGACTATTTGGAACTGCAACCTGATCTGACTGCTTTAGTTAGAGGTGCTCATAGTTTTAGGTGTCCTAATATTGGCCTCACAAGCTGGGCTCGTTTGCCCATCCATGATGCAGATTTTGGTTGGGGAAGACCAATATTCATGGGACCTGGAGGTATTGCTTATGAAGGTCTTGGTTTCATTTTGCCCAGTCCTACAAATGATGGAAGTATGTCAGTTGCACTAGGATTGCAAACGGATCATATGGTCCGTTTCAAAAAGTTTGTTTATGAAATCTAG